Genomic window (Chloroflexaceae bacterium):
CCTCGGCGTAGTAGCCTTTGGCCGCGGCCATGTAGTACGGCGCGAACTGCACGTTAGGAATGTAGGACATCGCCAGGGTCACCTTACGCAGCGCCGGGGCCGGCGTGGCCGCGGGCGCCGCCGGTTCGGTCGGTGTGGCCGCAGGCGCTGCCGCCTGCCCGCAGGCGGCGAGGAGCGCGGCCAGGGTGAGGATTAGATAGAGACGCTTGAGCATAGCACTCCTTTATTCAGATTGTGGAGGTGTGGAGGTGTGGAGGTGTAGAAGTGTAGAGATGTAGAGGTGTGGAGGTGTTTTTTCGACCCGACAGCTCCACAGCTCCACAGCTCCACACCCCCACACTCCTCATGACCCCATCTCCCACCGCACCAGGGCTCGTTCAAGGAGCGATGCGATCAGGTACAGGCACAGGGTGATGGCCGCGAGGGTGATCAAGGACACGAAGATCAGCGGCGTATCGAAGAGGCCGCGGGCGATGTTGATCAGCGCACCCAGGCCCTCGCGCCCGGCGACGAACTCGCCGACCACCGCCCCGGTGGTGGCCAGGGCCAGCCCGGTGCGGACGCCGCCGAAGAGCACCGGCAGGCTGAGGGGCGCTTCGACGTGGCGCAGCATCTGCCAGCGGTTCGCCCCGCTGATCAGGGCCATTTCGCGCAACTCGCGGGGAATGGAGCGCAGCGCCACGATGGTGTTGATCAGCACCGGCAGGAAGGTGATCAGCGCAGCGATCAGCAACTTGCCGGTCAGCCCAGGACCGAACCAGAGGATGACCAGGGGCGCCACGGCCACTACCGGTATCGCCTGGCTGGCCGCCAGCACTGGCGCCGTAGCTCGCTCCAGCCAGGGCAGGTGCGCCAGGATGTAGCCCAGGCTCAGACCGACGACCAGGGCCAGGCCGAAGCCGCCCAGGGCCACCAGCAGTGTTGCCGCGGTGTGCTTCCACAGCAGGCCGCTCTGCGCCGCGCCTATGAAGCGTTCGGCGACCAGGGCCGGGCCGGGCAGGATGAAGGGGCGGTAGCCCCCCAGGCTGACCAGCGCCTGCCACAGCAGCACCAGGCCGATGATCGCCGCGGGCAGCCCGGCCCACTGCAAGCCGCCCAGGGCCACCCACGGCGCGCGCGCCACCCGCGGCGCCCGGATCTCCTGCTGCATGGGTAACGTTTGCTGCATCGCTTACCCTCCCAACAGAAAGCCCCGCTGTGCGAGAGCACACCGGGGCAGAACTGACCAGACAGCGCATAGCAGCATGGAATGCCGTATGCACCGGATCACAGTACGCGCGAACGAGCGCCCGCTCTGTCGCGCGTCACTGCGTCGTCTGGATCTTCTTTACATCCGGACTGTAACCGTCGGCCCCGGAGTTGCACCGGATCCTGCGTGCCTCGCAACACGCTCGTGGGCTATACCACCGATCGGGAATTTCACCCTGCCCCGAAGATCGTTTGTTACCGGTACATTACCGCGGTCATGGCGAACTGT
Coding sequences:
- a CDS encoding ABC transporter permease, which codes for MQQEIRAPRVARAPWVALGGLQWAGLPAAIIGLVLLWQALVSLGGYRPFILPGPALVAERFIGAAQSGLLWKHTAATLLVALGGFGLALVVGLSLGYILAHLPWLERATAPVLAASQAIPVVAVAPLVILWFGPGLTGKLLIAALITFLPVLINTIVALRSIPRELREMALISGANRWQMLRHVEAPLSLPVLFGGVRTGLALATTGAVVGEFVAGREGLGALINIARGLFDTPLIFVSLITLAAITLCLYLIASLLERALVRWEMGS